One stretch of Mobula birostris isolate sMobBir1 chromosome 5, sMobBir1.hap1, whole genome shotgun sequence DNA includes these proteins:
- the LOC140198436 gene encoding zinc-binding protein A33-like has protein sequence MGGHQKYGQWKSGDKLEKSLSFLQQQMEEVFRSQNEEEANMLKLKRMAESLGQNIAAEFTTLHQFLNQEEEQMKGKLKEDVERISRQLRENLQRITEKRASIERTILEIQERLNVQETAFLADVKSLIERSYVKFKKPPEVPLNLLLGEFGGPLQLIVWKRMLKVISPVPAALTLEPSTAHPELLISEDLKSVRLSDTWQELPDNPERFDDCVSVLSAQGFDSGRHYWQVEVGNKTMWDVGLAKESVSRKGSIILSPEDGFWTIWLRNGNEYEALSTPSSFLSLRTKPKTIGVFLDYEKGQVSFYNADDMSVIYTFCDSFSERLFPYFSPGESDGGKNAEPLKLCALRFFSCPVIPEGGSDRLFRRGDSKCLTGSGRWIICDAGLQCAPDVRTLPIPFRVLLLHYERPRGLKFPIVGGTDALFPQEPPESGVGPVSEVTCPTGVDGVRLGPLCRSGRARFPLPAGGRGEF, from the exons AGGATGGCGGAGAGCCTGGGCCAGAACATCGCCGCTGAGTTCAccaccctgcaccagttcctcaaccaGGAGGAGGAGCAGATGAAGGGGAAGCTGAAGGAGGATGTGGAGCGAATCTCCCGGCAGCTGAGGGAGAATCTGCAAAGGATCACGGAGAAGAGGGCCTCCATCGAGCGCACCATCCTCGAGATCCAGGAGCGATTGAATGTGCAGGAGACCGCCTTCCTTGCG GACGTTAAATCCCTGATCGAAAG GTCCTATGTGAAGTTTAAGAAACCACCCGAGGTACCCCTCAATCTGCTCCTTGGGGAGTTCGGAGGTCCTCTGCAGCTCATCGTGTGGAAACGGATGTTAAAGGTCATCAGTCCAG TGCCCGCTGCCCTGACGCTGGAGCCCAGCACAGCCCACCCCGAGCTGCTCATCTCCGAGGACCTGAAAAGCGTGCGGCTGAGCGACACCTGGCAGGAACTGCCCGACAACCCCGAGCGCTTCGACGACTGCGTTAGTGTGCTCTCGGCCCAGGGCTTCGACTCAGGCCGCCACTACTGGCAGGTGGAGGTGGGCAACAAGACCATGTGGGACGTGGGACTGGCCAAGGAGTCGGTCAGCCGCAAAGGGAGCATCATCCTCTCACCTGAGGACGGCTTCTGGACCATCTGGCTGCGAAACGGCAACGAGTACGAGGCTCTGTCCACCCCCTCGTCCTTCCTCTCCCTCCGGACCAAGCCTAAGACCATCGGGGTCTTCCTGGACTACGAGAAGGGCCAGGTCTCCTTCTACAACGCCGACGACATGTCTGTCATCTACACCTTCTGCGACAGCTTCAGCGAGAGACTCTTCCCGTACTTCAGCCCAGGCGAGAGCGACGGTGGCAAGAACGCCGAGCCGCTGAAGCTGTGTGCCCTTCGCTT TTTTTCTTGTCCTGTGATTCCTGAGGGCGGAAGCGACAGACTCTTCCGCCGAGGGGACAGCAAGTGTCTGACGGGGAGCGGTAGGTGGATAATCTGTGACGCAGGGCTTCAGTGTGCTCCAGATGTCCGGACTCTTCCAATCCCATTCCGAGTGCTCCTTCTCCACTATGAGCGGCCACGAGGCCTGAAATTCCCGATTGTCGGCGGCACTGATGCGTTATTCCCGCAGGAGCCTCCG gaGTCCGGTGTGGGACCTGTGAGCGAGGTGACCTGCCCCACTGGCGTGGACGGAGTGCGACTGGGGCCTCTGTGTCGGTCTGGAAGGGCTCGGTTCCCTCTTCCGGCCGGTGGACGTGGCGAATTCTGA